In Denitratisoma sp. DHT3, one DNA window encodes the following:
- the ssb gene encoding single-stranded DNA-binding protein, with protein sequence MASVNKVILVGNLGKDPEIRYAPSGDAITNVSIATTDNWKDKATGERREATEWHRVVFFGKLAEIAGQYLKKGSQVYVEGSLRTRKWQDQSGQERYTTEIRADAMQMLGRREGMGGGDQEPRSSAPRSAPPSRPAPAPAPSGGLGDFEDDIPF encoded by the coding sequence ATGGCATCGGTCAACAAGGTAATTCTGGTCGGCAACCTGGGCAAGGACCCCGAGATCCGCTACGCGCCCAGCGGTGATGCCATCACCAACGTGTCCATCGCCACCACGGACAACTGGAAGGACAAGGCGACCGGCGAGCGGCGCGAAGCCACCGAATGGCACCGCGTGGTGTTCTTCGGCAAGCTGGCGGAAATCGCCGGCCAGTACCTGAAAAAAGGCTCCCAGGTCTATGTCGAAGGCAGCCTGCGCACCCGCAAGTGGCAGGACCAGAGCGGGCAGGAGCGCTACACCACCGAAATCCGCGCCGATGCGATGCAGATGCTGGGGCGCCGCGAAGGCATGGGCGGCGGCGACCAGGAGCCGCGCAGCAGCGCGCCCCGCAGCGCCCCGCCGAGCCGGCCGGCGCCGGCCCCGGCGCCCAGCGGCGGGCTGGGGGATTTCGAGGACGACATTCCCTTCTAG
- a CDS encoding MFS transporter: MTRDEKRAGISLAAIFALRMLGLFLILPVFAEHAKHIPGGGNLALVGLAMGAYGLTQAIFQIPYGMASDRWGRKRVIVVGLLLFALGSAVAALATDIYLIIAGRVLQGSGAISAAVTALAADLTRDQHRTKVMAMIGSSIGLVFAVSLIGAPALYAVIGMGGLFWLTALLALGAVFLITRVVPDPPPPQPGPTVPFREVLLDGQLMRLNFGIFALHLIQMAMFVVVPGLLVKNGLALAGHWKVYLGTMLLSLVPTVPAIILAERKGKVKAVFVAAVLLLVAAETGCYLGMDNLTALVAMMTVFFLAFNVLEANLPSLISRVAPARAKGAALGVYNTSQAIGLFLGGALGGWLAQHSGPGGVFGLGAVVAAAWVLVALSMKLPSLRPSPEAQATPAARGILEQS; this comes from the coding sequence ATGACCCGCGATGAAAAACGCGCCGGCATCAGCCTGGCCGCGATTTTCGCGCTGCGGATGCTGGGTCTGTTCCTGATCCTGCCGGTCTTCGCGGAACACGCCAAACACATTCCCGGCGGCGGCAACCTGGCCCTGGTGGGCCTGGCGATGGGCGCCTACGGCCTGACCCAGGCGATTTTCCAGATTCCCTACGGCATGGCCTCGGACCGCTGGGGACGCAAGCGGGTGATCGTCGTCGGCCTGCTGCTGTTCGCCCTGGGCAGCGCCGTGGCGGCCCTGGCCACGGACATCTATCTGATCATCGCCGGCCGCGTGCTGCAGGGTTCGGGGGCGATCTCCGCCGCGGTGACGGCACTGGCCGCCGATCTGACCCGGGATCAGCACCGCACCAAGGTGATGGCGATGATCGGTTCCTCGATCGGCCTGGTCTTCGCCGTGTCGCTGATCGGCGCGCCCGCCCTCTACGCGGTGATCGGCATGGGCGGCCTGTTCTGGCTCACCGCCCTGCTGGCCCTGGGCGCGGTGTTCCTGATCACGCGCGTGGTGCCGGACCCGCCGCCGCCGCAACCGGGCCCCACCGTGCCGTTTCGCGAGGTGCTGCTGGACGGCCAATTGATGCGGCTCAACTTCGGCATCTTCGCCCTGCACCTGATCCAGATGGCGATGTTCGTCGTGGTGCCGGGCCTGCTGGTCAAGAACGGCCTGGCGCTGGCCGGCCACTGGAAAGTCTACCTGGGCACCATGCTGCTCTCCCTGGTGCCGACGGTGCCGGCCATCATCCTGGCCGAGCGCAAGGGCAAGGTGAAGGCGGTGTTCGTCGCCGCCGTGCTCCTGCTGGTGGCGGCGGAAACCGGCTGCTACCTGGGCATGGACAACCTCACCGCCCTGGTGGCGATGATGACGGTCTTCTTCCTGGCGTTCAACGTGCTGGAGGCCAACCTGCCCTCGCTGATCTCCCGCGTCGCCCCGGCGCGGGCCAAGGGCGCGGCGCTCGGGGTCTACAACACCAGCCAGGCCATCGGCCTGTTCCTGGGCGGCGCCCTGGGCGGCTGGCTCGCCCAGCACAGCGGCCCGGGCGGCGTATTCGGCCTGGGCGCGGTGGTGGCGGCGGCCTGGGTGCTCGTCGCCCTGTCGATGAAACTGCCGTCGCTGCGGCCCTCGCCCGAGGCGCAGGCAACGCCTGCGGCCCGTGGCATACTTGAACAATCTTAA